From the Solanum lycopersicum chromosome 10, SLM_r2.1 genome, one window contains:
- the LOC138338933 gene encoding secreted RxLR effector protein 161-like — translation MNNCSAGIVPIQKGDKFNLMQCPKNVVEQKKMETIPYSSIVGSLMYVQNCTRPDISFAIGILGRYQCNPEIDHWRVAKKVLRYIKGTSDYMLKYRRSNHLEAIGYSNSDFAGCVDTRKSTFGYLFLLAEGAISWKSTKQYLIATFTMEIEFVACHETTIHVLWL, via the coding sequence ATGAACAACTGTTCAGCAGGAATAGTTCCTATTCAAAAAGGGGACAAATTCAATCTCATGCAATGCCCAAAGAATGTTGTAGAACAGAAGAAAATGGAAACAATTCCTTACTCTTCTATTGttggaagtttgatgtatgttcaAAATTGCACAAGACCGGATATTAGTTTTGCGATCGGAATATTAGGAAGATATCAATGTAATCCTGAAATTGATCACTGGAGAGTTGCAAAGAAAGTCTTAAGGTACATCAAAGGAACGAGTGACTATATGCTCAAGTATAGGAGATCCAATCACTTAGAAGCTATTGGATATTCAAATTCAGATTTTGCTGGATGTGTTGACACTAGAAAATCCACATTTGGTTACTTGTTCCTATTAGCTGAAGGAGCAATATCGTGGAAGAGTACTAAGCAATATCTCATTGCTACATTCACAATGGAAATAGAATTTGTGGCATGTCATGAAACCACAATTCATGTATTATGGTTGTAA